The Coffea eugenioides isolate CCC68of chromosome 8, Ceug_1.0, whole genome shotgun sequence genome has a segment encoding these proteins:
- the LOC113781649 gene encoding 3-hydroxyisobutyryl-CoA hydrolase-like protein 2, mitochondrial, whose product MMQRLKLLSPLKQSLRRNGSLFNQTRTGFALPSYTLLDCHQEQVLVEGRAKSRAAVLNRPSSLNALTTDMAARLNRLYESWEENTDIGFVIMKGSGKAFCSGADMVLLHQLINEGKLEECKTFFQTVYNFVYLLGTYFKPNVAILDGITMGSGAGISLPGMYRVVTDKTVFATPEAQIGFHPGAGASYYLSRLPGYLGEYLALTGAKLNGVEMIACGLATHYSLKERLPLIEERLGKLNTDDHTVVENSLAQYGDLVYPDRGSVLHKLERIDKCFSLDTVEEIVDALEQGAAESFDDWCGTTLKKIKEASPLSLKITLQSIREGRFQPLDQCLAREYRISLNFISKQVSNDLCEGVRARLVDKDFAPKWDPPHLEDVTKDMVDSHFLPLDEFESELNLPTSVREPYA is encoded by the exons ATGATGCAAAGGCTGAAACTTTTATCGCCATTGAAGCAGTCTTTACGAAGAAATGGCTCTTTGTTCAATCAAACCAGAACTGGTTTTGCCCTTCCCAGCTATACCCTTCTCGACTGTCATCAAGAGCAG GTTTTGGTAGAAGGAAGAGCTAAGTCCAGAGCAGCTGTACTCAACAGGCCTTCTTCACTAAACGCTCTTACTACTGATATG GCTGCTAGGTTAAATAGATTGTACGAGTCTTGGGAAGAAAATACAGATATTGGATTTGTCATAATGAAG GGTAGTGGCAAGGCATTCTGTTCAGGTGCGGATATGGTGCTGCTTCATCAGTTGATTAATGAAG GAAAGCTTGAAGAATGTAAAACTTTCTTTCAGACTGTCTATAATTTCGTCTATCTCCTAGGAACGTATTTCAAGCCAAAC GTGGCTATTTTGGATGGCATCACAATGGGAAGCGGGGCAGGTATTTCGCTCCCTGGAATGTATCGCGTTGTGACTGATAAGACA GTTTTTGCTACGCCGGAGGCTCAAATTGGTTTCCATCCTGGTGCAGGGGCTTCCTATTATCTTTCTCGTCTTCCTGGTTATTTAG GAGAATATTTGGCTCTGACAGGAGCAAAACTTAATGGTGTAGAAATGATAGCCTGTGGCCTTGCTACGCACTATTCTCTGAAAGAA AGGCTTCCTTTGATTGAAGAACGCCTTGGTAAATTGAATACGGATGATCATACTGTGGTTGAAAATTCTCTTGCTCAATATGGTGATCTTGTCTACCCAGATAGGGGAAGCGTTCTTCACAA GTTAGAAAGAATAGACAAATGTTTCAGCCTGGATACAGTTGAGGAAATTGTAGATGCTTTG GAGCAAGGGGCAGCAGAATCTTTTGATGATTGGTGCGGTACAActcttaaaaaaataaaggaagcaTCTCCATTGAGCCTTAAAATCACTTTGCAATCG ATTAGAGAAGGTAGGTTTCAACCTCTTGATCAGTGTCTGGCTCGTGAATACCGGATATCCTTGAATTTCATTTCTAAACAAGTCTCTAATGATCTCTGTGAG GGTGTTCGTGCAAGATTGGTAGACAAGGACTTTGCTCCAAAG TGGGATCCACCACATTTGGAAGATGTCACCAAGGACATGGTTGACTCACATTTTTTGCCTTTGGATGAATTTGAATCTGAATTAAACTTGCCTACATCAGTACGAGAACCATATGCATAG